A portion of the Halobacillus ihumii genome contains these proteins:
- a CDS encoding two-component system regulatory protein YycI gives MQWGQIKTLFIFSFLVLDLFLLQQFLDKQTSIQTIGDSQYETSLSNADITISNNVPEEAPTVSLLTASAGDFTEEQLEVISKLEGQTAKVYNKNLLASTLDEPVEVTEETLAGVVSKYVPFSSQYSFWNLNEELGRAVFFQKANSRTVYYNSGGVLIVHIENGKMTGYQLVRLKVLNQSGEEKQELINPLEVVERLYTDGVINGGDTVTDMSIGYYSAYSLDPGGKASKQLFAPVWKVTINGNDDAFYSALAAKPIYLQLDENEFIQKTMNGFEEIKSGNSQTVITNKGENTEE, from the coding sequence GTGCAATGGGGGCAAATTAAAACGTTGTTCATCTTTAGTTTCCTTGTGCTCGATTTATTCCTTCTTCAACAATTTCTGGATAAGCAAACCAGTATTCAAACGATTGGAGATTCTCAATATGAAACGAGCTTAAGCAACGCAGATATAACCATTTCCAATAATGTACCAGAAGAAGCACCTACAGTAAGTTTACTCACTGCTTCTGCTGGTGACTTCACTGAAGAGCAGCTTGAGGTGATAAGTAAACTTGAGGGCCAGACGGCTAAAGTATATAATAAGAACCTTTTAGCCTCGACTTTAGATGAGCCTGTTGAAGTAACAGAAGAAACACTTGCAGGAGTTGTCAGCAAATATGTTCCATTTAGCAGCCAATATTCATTTTGGAACTTGAATGAAGAGCTGGGCAGGGCAGTTTTTTTCCAAAAGGCAAATTCTCGAACAGTGTATTATAACTCTGGCGGTGTGCTGATTGTTCATATTGAAAACGGCAAAATGACGGGCTATCAGCTTGTTCGCCTCAAGGTACTGAATCAGTCAGGGGAAGAGAAACAAGAATTGATAAACCCGTTGGAAGTGGTAGAACGGTTATATACGGATGGAGTTATAAATGGGGGAGACACAGTTACGGACATGTCGATTGGCTACTATTCAGCATATAGCTTAGACCCTGGGGGAAAAGCGAGTAAGCAATTATTCGCTCCTGTATGGAAAGTGACCATTAATGGTAATGACGATGCTTTTTATTCTGCTCTGGCAGCCAAGCCCATTTATTTACAACTTGATGAAAATGAGTTTATTCAAAAAACTATGAATGGCTTTGAAGAGATCAAGTCGGGGAATAGTCAAACCGTTATAACAAATAAAGGAGAAAACACTGAAGAATAA
- a CDS encoding YycH family regulatory protein has translation MKFETLKSIILLILICFSLLLTVGLWNYQPLTDEVGEDNENVVDETTIGGKEVKMSSLIAPSQFVFHRNGAHYSFEDGKDRENAYKIMKNWTLFNIHTVENRVVPEAAKMMEVIFPTNIPAQAIKNIFTLGEQDFGPSSGEFRRIFFSINDNGSVDVFFKPESKDALAYEASLRSENIYQLENLIATTEGLREQVMFTGDGEKRIFLPKDKVVVPWHILDTTTIPVAPLKNSLFEDPSIVESFPAPRVEQRLTDSLSNLEVMIGGKRMVFSKLPSEPSPQTAMSSYEVLDKSISFINAHEGWTDTFRLGDLSTANTSITYYMYQKHLPVLASEDNIHTIKVDYQNGQEKRYTRPLVRLEPSINKSDGTDTLSSGDKIIALINESRKYNSKLIEDIEIGYKLVQQSGGYGGYSLIPKWFILENGSWKEVEESFAREGGVAGAMGAN, from the coding sequence ATGAAGTTTGAAACACTTAAGTCCATCATTTTATTAATTCTTATTTGTTTTAGTTTATTATTAACTGTCGGCTTATGGAATTATCAGCCTCTCACTGATGAGGTAGGTGAGGACAATGAAAATGTAGTAGATGAGACTACAATTGGCGGTAAGGAAGTTAAAATGTCTTCCTTAATTGCCCCTTCTCAGTTTGTATTTCATAGGAACGGAGCTCATTATTCTTTTGAAGATGGCAAAGATCGTGAGAATGCTTACAAGATCATGAAAAATTGGACGCTGTTTAATATTCACACAGTGGAAAACCGTGTTGTTCCTGAAGCGGCCAAAATGATGGAGGTTATTTTTCCGACGAATATACCTGCTCAGGCCATTAAAAACATCTTTACTCTTGGAGAACAGGATTTCGGTCCTTCTTCAGGTGAATTTAGGAGAATCTTTTTTTCAATTAATGACAATGGCAGTGTAGATGTCTTCTTTAAACCTGAATCGAAGGATGCTCTCGCATATGAGGCCTCACTTCGAAGCGAAAATATATATCAGCTGGAAAATTTAATTGCCACTACCGAAGGACTAAGGGAACAAGTTATGTTTACTGGCGATGGAGAGAAGCGAATATTTCTTCCAAAAGACAAGGTTGTAGTTCCTTGGCACATTCTGGATACTACTACAATTCCGGTTGCTCCTTTAAAGAACTCATTATTTGAAGATCCCTCCATTGTCGAGAGTTTCCCTGCTCCAAGAGTAGAACAAAGACTTACTGATTCCCTCAGTAATCTCGAGGTGATGATAGGCGGGAAACGAATGGTTTTTTCTAAGTTGCCTAGTGAGCCTTCTCCTCAGACTGCCATGAGTTCTTATGAGGTATTAGATAAGAGTATTAGCTTCATCAATGCGCATGAGGGGTGGACAGACACCTTCAGGCTAGGTGATTTGTCGACAGCGAACACGTCGATCACCTATTATATGTATCAAAAACATTTACCGGTTTTGGCAAGTGAAGATAACATTCATACCATTAAGGTAGATTATCAAAATGGTCAAGAGAAACGTTATACACGCCCATTGGTTCGTCTGGAACCCTCGATTAATAAATCAGATGGAACAGACACACTTTCATCAGGGGATAAAATTATTGCCCTTATTAATGAATCGCGCAAGTATAATAGTAAGCTCATTGAAGATATCGAAATCGGCTACAAGCTTGTACAGCAAAGTGGGGGATATGGGGGCTATTCCCTAATTCCTAAATGGTTTATCTTAGAGAATGGCAGCTGGAAAGAAGTCGAAGAATCATTCGCACGAGAAGGAGGGGTAGCTGGTGCAATGGGGGCAAATTAA
- the walK gene encoding cell wall metabolism sensor histidine kinase WalK, protein MKKVSFFQSVRLKLIVVYILLLLLGIQVIGAYFVDKLEEQLKDNFTSSVEGTIRSLTYSLQNSFQLERDETDPSLKSDVQNLIQDFDESDIQKLLVVDSNGRIIAEQNEELRNSNVGKKVINPRITSALQLPSSDTSPVMRQDGETGNRLLVGATSILSSNEEQALGAVFYQADMSEVYEQLQTINNIFATGAVLAITITALLGILVARTITKPLSAMRRQALVMSTGDFSQKVTVHGNDEIGQLGIAFNDLTDKLKLSQATTEGERRKLSSVLSNMSDGVIATDRLGAVTLMNAPASKLIGQSFEEVQGQSLIDILDLTDQIGEVSEIDSIGSVIIDLSEEDQHLLLKANFSVVQDENEEMNGFITVLSDVTEQEKVEQERREFVSNVSHELRTPLTTMRSYIEALTDGAWKDEEIAPRFLDVTQNETDRMIRLVNDLLQLSKMERKEDTGLFKEKVDFVPFFGHIIDRFEMNRDENTAHQRELSKQHLFVWIDKDKITQVLDNVISNAIKYSPEGGTITFQAQPVNKHLQVSISDQGLGMPSDTVDKIFDRFYRVDKARSREMGGTGLGLAIAREIIEAHHGEIWAKSQEGKGTTVFFTLPLISQKRRRKK, encoded by the coding sequence ATGAAGAAAGTGAGCTTTTTTCAGTCAGTCAGACTGAAGCTTATTGTTGTTTATATTTTATTACTCCTGTTAGGTATTCAGGTGATTGGGGCATATTTTGTTGATAAGCTTGAGGAGCAGCTTAAGGATAACTTTACGAGTTCCGTCGAAGGGACGATTCGCTCTCTTACTTATAGCTTGCAAAATTCATTTCAATTAGAACGAGACGAAACAGATCCTAGTCTCAAGTCCGATGTCCAAAATTTAATTCAGGATTTTGACGAATCTGACATCCAAAAACTTCTGGTGGTAGATAGTAATGGACGTATCATTGCAGAACAAAATGAAGAGTTAAGAAATTCAAACGTTGGGAAGAAGGTTATTAATCCTCGAATCACCTCTGCTTTACAACTGCCCTCTTCCGATACTTCACCAGTTATGAGGCAGGATGGAGAAACGGGTAACCGCTTATTAGTAGGGGCAACTTCTATCCTTAGCAGTAACGAAGAACAAGCACTCGGTGCCGTGTTTTATCAAGCTGATATGAGTGAAGTTTATGAACAGCTTCAGACGATCAATAATATTTTTGCTACGGGGGCAGTGCTGGCTATTACAATTACTGCATTACTTGGAATTTTGGTCGCACGGACGATCACGAAACCTCTGTCTGCGATGCGAAGACAGGCTTTAGTCATGTCTACGGGCGACTTTTCACAAAAAGTAACGGTTCACGGAAACGATGAGATCGGACAATTAGGGATAGCCTTTAATGATTTAACGGATAAGTTAAAGTTATCTCAAGCCACCACCGAAGGAGAACGAAGGAAACTTAGTTCCGTCCTTTCCAACATGTCAGACGGGGTTATCGCAACAGATCGTTTAGGAGCTGTAACATTAATGAATGCTCCAGCGTCTAAACTGATTGGACAAAGCTTTGAAGAAGTCCAAGGGCAATCATTAATTGATATCTTGGACTTAACGGATCAGATCGGTGAAGTGTCAGAGATTGATTCCATTGGTTCAGTGATTATTGATTTGAGTGAGGAGGACCAGCACCTTCTATTAAAAGCTAATTTCTCTGTTGTACAAGACGAAAATGAAGAGATGAATGGCTTTATTACTGTACTTAGTGATGTAACTGAACAAGAAAAAGTAGAACAGGAGCGACGAGAATTTGTGTCGAATGTGTCACATGAACTCCGTACTCCGTTGACAACGATGAGGAGCTATATTGAGGCACTGACGGACGGTGCGTGGAAGGACGAAGAAATTGCACCAAGATTCTTAGATGTGACGCAAAATGAAACAGATCGAATGATTCGACTCGTCAATGATTTGCTCCAATTGTCGAAAATGGAGCGTAAGGAAGACACTGGATTATTTAAGGAAAAAGTCGATTTTGTCCCTTTCTTCGGACATATTATAGATCGCTTCGAGATGAATCGGGACGAAAATACGGCTCATCAACGTGAGCTTTCCAAGCAACACCTTTTTGTATGGATCGATAAAGATAAAATCACACAAGTTCTAGACAATGTGATTTCAAATGCGATTAAGTATTCGCCTGAAGGAGGAACCATTACCTTCCAAGCACAGCCTGTTAATAAACATCTTCAAGTGAGCATCTCGGATCAGGGACTAGGTATGCCTTCCGACACAGTCGATAAAATATTTGACCGCTTTTATCGTGTCGATAAAGCACGGTCGAGAGAAATGGGCGGTACAGGACTTGGACTAGCTATTGCCCGGGAAATAATTGAAGCCCATCATGGTGAAATATGGGCTAAAAGCCAAGAAGGTAAGGGGACCACTGTCTTCTTTACACTTCCGCTAATCAGTCAGAAGCGGAGGCGGAAAAAATGA
- the yycF gene encoding response regulator YycF yields MALKILVVDDEKPIADILKFNLEKEGYDVVCAYDGDEAIQKADQEDPDLILLDIMLPHKDGNEVCREVRKNHTMPIIMLTAKDAEIDKVLGLEMGADDYVTKPFSNRELIARVKANLRRHQQEPEDQSQQSKDITIGRLAIHPDAYTVTRDGSYIELTHREFELLHYLARHIGQVMTREHLLETVWGYDYYGDVRTVDVTVRRLREKIEENPSNPAWIVTRRGVGYYLRNPEQE; encoded by the coding sequence ATGGCGCTAAAGATCTTAGTAGTAGACGATGAAAAGCCAATTGCAGATATATTGAAGTTTAATTTAGAAAAAGAGGGCTATGATGTGGTCTGCGCTTATGATGGGGATGAAGCCATTCAAAAAGCAGATCAAGAAGACCCTGATTTAATTTTGCTTGATATTATGCTGCCTCATAAAGATGGGAATGAAGTGTGTCGTGAGGTCCGTAAAAATCACACGATGCCGATTATAATGCTGACAGCAAAAGATGCAGAAATCGATAAGGTATTAGGCTTGGAGATGGGTGCCGATGACTATGTGACCAAACCGTTCAGTAATCGTGAGCTGATTGCCAGGGTAAAGGCTAATTTGCGCAGACATCAGCAAGAACCAGAGGATCAGTCTCAACAATCGAAAGACATTACGATCGGACGTTTAGCCATTCACCCTGATGCCTATACAGTCACTCGGGATGGATCCTATATTGAACTTACGCACCGTGAATTTGAATTGCTGCATTACCTTGCCCGTCATATTGGACAAGTGATGACTCGTGAGCATTTGCTCGAGACAGTGTGGGGGTATGATTACTACGGAGATGTACGTACAGTCGATGTTACGGTTCGTCGTCTTCGTGAAAAAATTGAGGAGAATCCGAGTAATCCAGCATGGATTGTGACTCGACGCGGGGTCGGTTACTATTTGAGAAACCCAGAGCAGGAGTAG
- a CDS encoding peptidoglycan DD-metalloendopeptidase family protein: MKQTTGIWKKVAIMTLLGFGLSLGATSYAEGNLETIYHVYMGDKHVGVVDEKEVVQTYIDQRLDQAQEDRNHLQVTTERDIVYVPEKMFTPSHDNEEVMNVIKNDITIVADAVALTVGDRTVAYLPSEDKAQKAIQQYKAQYVDEEVLRNLKERKENGEEPNIDDSTIIDVKLTNEVSKKEEKVKPGEVVTVEEAVNILQKGTPEETLHTVEEGEVLSEISSKYDLSKEKLYELNPELSKGEPLQIGQELNVTELEPLTKVLVTEEGIKEETISYETKVVETDDLRKGETEVKQEGQEGKKEVHYSLKEKNGNVIKEKTLDEEVITEPVKEIILKGTKVTPSQGTGEFEWPAVGGTITSEQGSRWGDFHKGIDISGVSDHTIKSADNGVVVSAGSDGDYGNKVVINHNNGYKTIYAHLASISVSPGETVEKGSAIGVMGTTGDSTGVHLHFEVYKDGSLQNPLSYF; the protein is encoded by the coding sequence GTGAAACAGACGACTGGTATTTGGAAAAAAGTCGCCATAATGACTTTGCTTGGATTTGGTTTGAGCCTTGGGGCTACATCATATGCTGAAGGCAATCTGGAAACTATATACCACGTATATATGGGAGATAAACATGTAGGAGTAGTGGACGAAAAGGAAGTCGTTCAAACCTATATAGATCAACGCTTGGACCAAGCCCAGGAAGATCGTAATCATCTTCAGGTTACAACAGAAAGAGATATAGTGTACGTACCTGAAAAAATGTTTACACCTTCTCATGATAATGAAGAAGTTATGAATGTCATCAAAAACGATATCACTATTGTGGCCGATGCTGTGGCATTAACAGTCGGTGATCGAACTGTAGCTTATCTTCCAAGTGAAGATAAGGCCCAGAAAGCTATCCAGCAGTACAAAGCGCAATATGTTGATGAAGAGGTGCTTCGTAACTTAAAAGAGAGAAAAGAGAATGGTGAAGAACCGAATATTGATGATTCTACTATAATAGACGTTAAACTTACTAATGAGGTTTCAAAAAAAGAAGAAAAAGTGAAACCTGGGGAAGTTGTAACGGTAGAGGAAGCCGTGAATATTTTACAAAAAGGGACACCGGAAGAAACGCTTCACACTGTCGAAGAAGGTGAAGTACTTAGCGAAATATCTTCTAAGTATGATCTCTCCAAGGAGAAATTGTACGAGTTGAATCCTGAACTAAGTAAAGGGGAACCTTTACAGATTGGACAAGAACTGAATGTGACAGAGCTTGAACCGTTAACAAAGGTTCTCGTTACAGAAGAAGGGATCAAAGAGGAGACGATTTCTTACGAGACGAAGGTTGTTGAAACAGATGATCTTCGTAAAGGTGAAACAGAAGTAAAACAAGAGGGGCAGGAAGGAAAAAAGGAAGTTCATTATTCCTTAAAAGAGAAAAACGGTAATGTAATCAAAGAGAAAACATTGGATGAAGAAGTCATTACAGAACCTGTTAAAGAAATCATTCTAAAAGGAACGAAAGTGACACCATCACAAGGGACTGGAGAATTTGAATGGCCGGCTGTAGGCGGGACGATTACAAGTGAGCAAGGTTCAAGATGGGGCGACTTTCATAAAGGGATTGATATCTCTGGTGTGAGTGACCATACGATTAAATCAGCTGACAATGGAGTCGTTGTTTCAGCAGGAAGTGATGGCGACTATGGGAATAAGGTCGTGATCAATCATAACAATGGCTATAAAACCATTTACGCTCATTTAGCGTCCATTAGTGTAAGTCCAGGGGAAACTGTTGAAAAGGGAAGCGCGATCGGAGTTATGGGAACGACTGGAGATTCAACAGGGGTACACTTGCACTTTGAAGTATATAAAGATGGTTCCTTACAAAATCCCCTTTCATATTTTTAA
- a CDS encoding TIGR00730 family Rossman fold protein produces MKRISVYAGSKPGSNPAFTEQSKVLGEVFAEKQIELVYGGAKSGLMGELADSILASGGSVTGIMPTPLFEKEIAHQKLTSFIEVKTMHERKAKMSELADGFIALPGGFGTFEELFETITWAQIGLHTKPIALLNTEDYYTPLLNLIDHAIQAGFVAESNRSLILQAAEPRGLIEKMQSWLREK; encoded by the coding sequence ATGAAAAGAATAAGTGTTTATGCTGGATCAAAGCCTGGGAGTAACCCGGCATTTACAGAACAATCAAAGGTATTGGGTGAAGTTTTTGCCGAGAAACAAATCGAACTTGTATACGGTGGAGCTAAGAGTGGACTAATGGGGGAACTGGCTGACTCCATTTTAGCATCAGGAGGAAGCGTGACAGGTATTATGCCGACACCGCTTTTTGAAAAAGAAATTGCTCACCAAAAGCTGACTTCATTTATTGAGGTCAAAACCATGCATGAAAGAAAAGCTAAAATGAGCGAATTGGCTGATGGCTTTATTGCCCTTCCTGGAGGGTTCGGGACATTCGAGGAACTGTTCGAAACGATAACGTGGGCTCAAATTGGGTTGCACACGAAGCCCATTGCGCTGCTAAATACTGAGGATTATTATACTCCGCTCCTAAACCTGATTGATCATGCAATTCAAGCAGGATTTGTTGCCGAGTCTAACCGGAGCTTGATTTTACAAGCTGCTGAACCAAGAGGACTTATAGAGAAGATGCAAAGTTGGCTGAGAGAGAAATAG
- a CDS encoding adenylosuccinate synthase: MSSVVVVGTQWGDEGKGKITDFLSQNAEVVARYQGGNNAGHTIKFDEVTYKLHLIPSGIFFGEKICVLGNGMVVDPKALLEELKYLHDRGISTDNLRISNRAHIILPYHLKLDALQEEEKGANKIGTTRKGIGPAYMDKAARTGIRVADLLDKESFREKLEQNIAEKNRLFEKVYETTPFTVDEILDEYYEYGQKIKEYVCDTSVVLNDSLDEGRRVLFEGAQGVMLDIDQGTYPFVTSSNPIAGGVTIGSGVGPSKIKHVVGVSKAYTTRVGDGPFPTELDNEVGKQIREVGREYGTTTGRPRRVGWFDSVVVRHARRVSGITDLSLNSIDVLTGIDTLKICVAYKYKGEIIKEFPASLKVLAECEPVYEEMPGWKEDITGAKTLSDLPVNARHYLERVSQLTGIPLSIFSVGPDRSQTNVVRSVYSE, from the coding sequence ATGTCTTCAGTAGTAGTTGTCGGAACCCAATGGGGCGATGAAGGTAAAGGTAAAATTACTGATTTTCTATCACAAAATGCCGAAGTTGTAGCTCGTTATCAAGGCGGAAACAACGCGGGGCATACCATTAAATTTGATGAAGTCACGTATAAATTGCATCTGATTCCTTCAGGGATCTTTTTTGGTGAGAAGATTTGTGTTTTAGGAAATGGGATGGTTGTCGATCCGAAGGCTCTCTTAGAAGAATTGAAGTACTTACATGATCGAGGAATTTCAACGGATAATTTGCGAATCAGCAATCGTGCACATATTATCCTTCCATACCACCTGAAACTTGATGCACTGCAGGAAGAAGAAAAAGGTGCCAATAAAATTGGAACAACACGAAAAGGAATTGGCCCAGCCTATATGGATAAAGCAGCCAGAACAGGGATTAGGGTGGCTGATCTTCTGGACAAAGAGAGTTTTCGTGAAAAGCTTGAACAGAATATAGCAGAAAAAAATCGTTTATTTGAAAAAGTATATGAAACAACACCATTTACTGTAGATGAAATACTAGATGAATATTACGAGTATGGACAAAAAATTAAAGAATACGTTTGTGATACATCAGTCGTCTTGAATGATAGCTTAGATGAAGGGCGGCGCGTTCTGTTTGAAGGGGCTCAAGGAGTTATGCTGGATATTGACCAGGGGACCTATCCATTTGTAACTTCCTCTAACCCTATTGCGGGCGGTGTCACAATTGGTTCAGGGGTAGGGCCTTCAAAAATCAAACACGTGGTCGGTGTTTCAAAAGCTTACACGACACGTGTGGGAGATGGGCCTTTTCCTACAGAACTGGATAATGAAGTGGGGAAACAAATTCGTGAAGTGGGCCGTGAATACGGAACAACAACAGGACGTCCGCGCCGAGTCGGCTGGTTTGATAGTGTAGTAGTTCGCCATGCGCGCCGAGTAAGCGGGATTACAGACCTTTCTTTAAACTCTATTGATGTCCTGACAGGAATTGATACATTAAAAATTTGTGTAGCCTATAAATATAAAGGTGAGATTATTAAGGAGTTTCCAGCTAGTTTGAAAGTGTTAGCTGAATGTGAACCTGTCTATGAAGAGATGCCGGGATGGAAAGAAGATATCACCGGAGCTAAAACGCTTTCTGATTTGCCTGTGAATGCTCGTCATTACTTGGAGCGTGTATCGCAGCTGACAGGTATTCCGTTGTCCATCTTTTCAGTTGGCCCTGACCGTTCCCAAACAAATGTTGTACGAAGTGTATATAGCGAATAG
- a CDS encoding DeoR/GlpR family DNA-binding transcription regulator yields the protein MYQEERLIEILTYLRNEKRISVEKICELFDVSRDTARRDLVKLEEQQAILRTRGGAIPPSIHNKIKDYSNRLRTDSGEKFHIGRKAASLIRNGDKVILDASTTVQSCADQMKEIDCTVITNSINQAEILSNKANVTIHLLGGQLHKEHRFLYGTSVIDRLSKYYVDHAFIGVVGISEHGLTIAHEEDGMVKRKMLEQAKQVTVLADHTKIGITDFYQYASLEDIDLLITDRTPSTEFQKLLSTHQVELVVTEEEA from the coding sequence ATGTACCAAGAGGAACGGCTTATTGAGATTCTTACTTACTTAAGGAATGAAAAACGAATTTCAGTAGAAAAAATCTGCGAACTCTTTGACGTTTCTCGTGATACAGCCCGGAGAGACCTCGTAAAGCTCGAAGAACAGCAAGCGATTTTACGAACAAGAGGGGGAGCCATCCCGCCTTCTATTCATAACAAAATTAAGGACTATTCCAATCGCCTTCGGACTGATTCCGGAGAAAAATTCCATATTGGGCGAAAAGCAGCCTCACTGATCAGGAATGGCGATAAAGTGATATTAGATGCTTCAACTACTGTTCAGTCATGCGCAGATCAAATGAAAGAAATCGACTGTACTGTTATTACAAATTCTATTAACCAGGCAGAAATTTTATCAAATAAAGCAAACGTTACGATTCATTTACTCGGTGGCCAGCTGCATAAGGAACATCGTTTTTTATATGGCACCTCCGTCATTGACCGGCTCTCAAAATATTACGTCGATCATGCTTTCATTGGCGTAGTAGGGATCTCCGAGCATGGCTTAACTATTGCTCATGAAGAAGACGGTATGGTGAAAAGAAAAATGCTTGAACAGGCCAAACAGGTTACGGTTCTTGCTGACCATACTAAGATAGGAATAACCGATTTTTACCAGTATGCAAGTTTAGAAGATATCGACCTGCTGATTACAGATCGTACACCTAGTACTGAATTTCAGAAGCTTCTCAGCACCCACCAGGTCGAGTTGGTCGTAACGGAGGAGGAGGCATAA
- a CDS encoding Cof-type HAD-IIB family hydrolase, whose amino-acid sequence MKMIAIDLDGTLLNSQSSISEENIAAIKKAQARGIEVVIATGRAEFDVREVFKNTGLLTWVIGANGATMHQPDGGYFDATSIDPKDGKEILQWLEQEEFYYEVFSDSAILTPQNGRELLNIELDRIRSANPKADISDLKLAMNKQFGQQGFLHVESYQEILAADVPLYNVLAFSFDQDKLTTGWRQFEEHDHLTLVSSSLHNFELEHKDASKGNALRRLADYKGISLQDTGVIGDSPNDLSMFEAAGHSAAMSNAHDLVKKAGDCITKSNDEHGVAHIIDKWLTSY is encoded by the coding sequence ATGAAAATGATTGCCATTGATTTGGATGGAACTCTTTTAAATAGTCAAAGTTCCATCAGTGAAGAAAATATTGCAGCGATTAAAAAGGCTCAAGCTAGAGGAATAGAAGTTGTCATTGCTACGGGACGAGCTGAATTCGATGTGCGGGAAGTTTTCAAAAATACTGGACTGCTCACATGGGTAATAGGAGCAAATGGAGCCACCATGCATCAGCCTGATGGGGGATACTTTGACGCTACTTCCATTGATCCTAAAGATGGGAAAGAGATATTACAGTGGCTTGAACAGGAGGAATTCTATTATGAGGTCTTCAGTGATTCAGCAATCCTTACTCCACAGAATGGCCGGGAACTGCTCAATATCGAACTTGATAGGATTAGGAGTGCCAATCCAAAAGCAGATATTTCCGATTTAAAGCTGGCCATGAACAAACAATTTGGACAGCAAGGGTTTCTGCATGTTGAATCATATCAAGAAATTCTGGCGGCCGATGTTCCGCTCTACAATGTGCTCGCTTTTTCGTTTGATCAGGATAAACTCACCACAGGCTGGCGTCAGTTCGAGGAACACGACCATTTAACGTTAGTCAGCTCTTCTCTTCATAACTTCGAACTTGAGCATAAGGATGCTTCAAAGGGCAACGCATTGAGAAGATTAGCGGATTATAAAGGCATCTCCCTGCAAGATACTGGTGTAATTGGAGACAGTCCTAATGATCTGTCCATGTTCGAAGCCGCTGGCCACAGTGCAGCAATGTCAAATGCCCATGATTTAGTGAAAAAAGCCGGCGACTGTATAACAAAGTCCAATGATGAACACGGAGTTGCCCATATCATTGATAAATGGCTTACGTCTTATTGA